The nucleotide sequence ACGGAGCTACATGAGGCCAAACTGGGTCCTGCCCCCCTCTTGTTCCGGCTGTATCACTCTGGAGGTTTGCATGTCACTGCATGCATGCAATTTATTCATGCATCTCTCGTACCATGCTTGCTGTTgctgatgaatggatcacagtttACAAGTATGTAAATCCACACATTGTTCATTCTTTTTTGACAGAATTCCAATTGTTCATTGCAGTCTATATAGATAGAACTTGAAAAAACAAAGATTTTCCACATAATTCCAATTGCCTATACTGCTATTGGTAATTACTGTAGCAGGGTAGCTTTGAATTGGCCCCCTACACATTcatgcaagctccgccactgGGTGGAGGACGGGGATTTTCGtgctgttcgcttggcttataagccgtattttttagccaacgaatagtatttttctctcacaataaattagtcaacagtactttcagccatgacttatcagccaaacgaacatgactTTTTTTTAAGCGTCGTCGGTTGGGATTATGGAAAGGATAAGGCCGTGGGGGAGGAAGCAAAGGGAGGGCGGCGCGGAGGTAGGCGTGGCATGTATCCAAAGGCCGGGGACACAATCCGACGGATGAGGCAAACGAACTGTGGATGAACAGGATTCCATGAGGAGGAAACGGGTTGATCTAGAGGAGTAATCACCAAAAACAAAGATCTCTAATGGGCTCCATCAGtcctcaatgcaatgcaagctcCCGCCAGACtggttcgcttgaacttatcagctagactacattatttttttcttataaCAAAGCAGCTTCAGTCAGCTTATcagtcggctttaataccagccgaaccaGCCCGGCAACAAATTAAATAGCGTACTAGGTACCTAGCTAGCTAGAGGCCTAGAGCCGAGAGGATATGGCGGCGAAGGACGTAGCGCCGGCGGTGAACGGGCACAGCCACAGATCAGTGGTGGACGCGCCGGCGGTGAATGGGCACAGCcgcagggtggtggcggcggtgccgACGATGACGCTGAACAGCGGGCACCGGATGCCGGTGGTGGGGCTGGGCGTGTGGCGGATGGAGAAGGACGCCGTCTGCGGCCTCATCCACGCCGCCATCCGCAACGGCTACCGCCACTTCGACTGCGCCGGTATGCATGCATTGCATGCCTAGCTGACGATGCCTAGGCCCAGAAGCCCACGCTCAGCGGTCCAATACTCAGAGGCCAGAGCCCTTCCCCACGGCGCCGCGCCGCTTCACCCCTCACCCAGCGAGCACGAACGGCCGCGGGCCATGGCGTGCGGCCTCCGCGAGCTGCGgccccgccggccggccggccgtccTGCACCCCACGAGCAGACGAGCTGAGCGCGCAGGCAGTGCACCGCCGGCCACCCCAGCCTCACTATTCCTCCGCACGGCGCCCCTTGTGTTGTAGTACTATTCAACGTGATGTGATGAATGGCGTCCTTTCTGTGTTCATTCATGGGAGGAACGTGTTCAGGATGTTGTATCATCGAGTTACTGATCGTCTCTTCTGTTTATTTCGTGGTCTGCAGCAAAATATGGAAACGAAGCTGAGGTTGGTGACGCGCTTGCGGAGGCATTCCAGACCGGGCTTGTCAACAGGGAGGATCTCTTCATCACAACCAAGGTTTAACTTATCCTCCACATCACAAAATGCAATGCTACTACCACTAGTGTTTTTGTTACTCTATTACTGGAAAATTATCCATAGCATTGGATACTTTTTTGTTTCTTGGGGGAAATATACTTTTTTTTTATAAGAGGGGGGAAATATACTAATACAGGCAGGAGGgattcttttttgtttcttgaggGAAATATAGTACTAATATAGGCAGGAGGGAGCATTTGCAAGTTTTGTGCATTGAACTGGGTTAAAAGAGGCTTTAGCTAGTAACCAACCCAAGGATTTGAACACTACACACACAATCTCCTGACGAAAAGTTCTGGAGCCCTGCACTGAATTTGTGCATACAATCGTATGGTCCCTGTATTGACTGAGCTTTACAAGTCTTAGTAAATTTGTTCAGTCGCTAGACTGTCTGCCAAACAAAATACTAATGCTGGCTTGTACCAAACCATGATAGACTTTCATCTTGACATTGGTCCCGATCGATTCCAACTCAACCAATGTCAAACCCTGCTCTTAATATAATCAGTTCATGTGCCTTTtctttaaaagaaaaaaaaagaaaaaatcttCCACCACCATGAGATTGATGATTTGATGGGCATGCGTTTATTATGATTGCAGCTATGGAACTCAGACCATGGGCATGTGGTTGAAGCCTGCAAGGATAGTTTGAAGAAGCTACAACTCGATTACCTTGACCTCTATCTCGTTCACTTCCCGGTGGCTACTCCACACACCGGTAACTCCTTTGGCctttaatatttttataaataacaTGGAGCAAGAACATTTCGTTGGGTTTCTCACGGTCTTCTTTTGCACTATATATGTATCTGCAGGGGTTGGTGCGACTGTGAGCGTTATTGGTGAAGATGGTGTGCTGGACATTGATACCACTATCTCGTTGGAGGCAACATGGCATGCGATGGAAGATCTTGTTTCTATGGGACTGGTTCGCAGTATTGGAATCAGGTGAGGAGTGGACCAATGCCACCGTTTCCCCTCTTTTGCTTCTTTGTTTTGTTCACTTTTGGAGCTTGGGGATAATTTGACCTTGTTGTGTTTATATTAACCAGTCTTGTGTATCATGTGGCTCCGTTTGGCCGTTGATGTCAAAAATCAATCAATAACTTGTATAATCTTATTGTAATTTTCTGGTGACAGTTACTGCTTTACTACCTATGTATATAATAATGGAAATCAAGTTACTTGAGATGATTCGGTCACAAAGTCATCTTCAGAAGATCTAACTACTACAGTTGTTTTGCGCAGCAACTACGGTGTCTTACTCACCAGAGACTGCTTGGCCTACGCCAGGATAAAGCCTGCCGTTAACCAGATAGAGCTGCACCCCTACTTCCAGTGTGATTCCCTCGTCAAGTTCTGCCAGAAGCACGGCATCTGCGTCACCTCTCACACACCCTTGGGTGGTGGCTGCACTGCCAATGCCAAGCTGTTCGGCTCGCTCTCATGCCTCGACGACCCTGTCATCAAGGTGGTCGCCATTCCAAATCGATCTTTGTCAGTTCTAAATGGCACTGTCTGTCCTCTGCCGTCAAAGTTTTATGCTAGTACATTTGATCATAAACATTCAGCTTGAGTATATATCTTGCACTGCGAAACCCTGCATTTGTGATGGTGATTTGCATTCTTGCTCAAATCAAATGGCTGCGAATGATCCATGGCAGGAGCTGGCGGAGAAGTACAGCAAGACCCCCGCGCAGCTGGTCCTCCGGTGGGGTCTGCAGAGGAACGCGGCGGTGATCCCCAAGACGTCCAAGGTGGAGAGGCTGCAGGAGAACCTGGAGGTGTTGGACTTCGACATCTCGGAGGAGGacatggaggagatgaaggccatCGACCGGAACCACCGCACCAACCAGCCGGCCAAGTTCTGGGGCGTCGACATCTATGCTTAGCTAGCTTGCTACCTGGTTGCTTGCAGTCTCGTCTCATGATTATGTTCCCCAATCATGCTATCAGACAACATCGATTATATGTGATTTTGTAATTCTACATGTGAGCTCATGTTCTGCGTTTTTTCTGGACGTTTAAATAGCTGGTATAAAAATACCTATGTTTTAATTCGGTTGTAATTTGTGTTTGGTAAGTATTTCAGTTGCTCTCATGTTGCTCGTGGAAAATTAgttggatgctcgttatctagttAGAGATATAAAGAGAGATGGTGTGGAAACAAACTTGTAACTTCATGAAACTCGTAAAACTGATATGAAATACCAACATTTCACAAACTTAATAATTTTCCAAAAGTAAATATCAAGTAAAGAAATACTTGGTACCATCAGCTGCAccaggattttttttttataatacaGAGCATGTTTATATCAACAAAAGGATCTCATTTAGGAAAGAAAGTTCATGGTGCTCTGTTGATAATAGAGCATGTTTTATATCATCTCGGACGTCAATATCGCCTTGAACAGTCAATGCTTCAAGCAGGCTGGAAATGGGGCCCCTGAAATTCCAAATAGCCTGTCAGCACCACAGAACAGTAGCTAATGATTTGGAGATGCTGAACCATTACTGTAACAGACGTGGTAAGGATAAATAACTTATGCAAACAAGTAAAAGTGTAAAATCATGCTGAAAATCAGAGGCCAAAACTCTGTCAATAAGTGATATGCAAAGTTTCATCACACGCAAACCATACGGAGCTTAATGCTGTGCAGGTACTTCTATACATGGGGTTTCTTTGGCTTTGATATAATATAGTTGGGAAGAAAAAAAAGATGGAACCTCATGAAAATATATGGTAATTGCATTTAGTCTATGAAATTTCTGAAATTGTTTCACGAATTTCAAAATAGAATCCTTGTTTTTGGGCATGTGTAACAGTAGCCATTTGAATGTTTAAGATACCACTAGAAAGACTAGCGCGGCTTTGCCGCGCCCTCTATCGAGGGCCAGTACAGAATTTAAACTTACCGATGATGCTTATGGTGTCAATATGGGGTCATAGGAAGCGTCGAGGCCTTTGAAATTTGTATTCGTCCCTTGAGTCGCTAATGTTAGAACCAGTACTCTTTTGATTGCTGCAGTTCTAGGTGTGATAGTGATTTGTATAAATTAATTTTGAGTACAATAAGAAATTTTATTATACTACCATAACATAGGAGATTTAGGTCTAAACATTGAGAGGAAGGGAAATTTTATTTTATAAGCTGAATATGCAATTGATATTTTCGTAAAGAATATTCAGTTGCAGGCCACTTAGAAAGCATATAAAGAATAATACAAAACAATAACTATGTCTGTTTGACTTACCTTAGAAAGCATGGTCTGATGTTGTTGCATTTAAAGTgattcttttcttttactaatcACTCTTAAACTAATACCATTAGGAGCTTGTTTCCACCTCTGAATTCTTTCCCGGTTCTAACCTACAATTTGTCAGAGTTATGGCAGAAATTGATTATGCTGCCAAACAGATGTGCATTTTCTATTGCTGGCACTTTTATGTGGGCACTTGTTGTGATCACTTCTCAATCATAAAATTGTTGGGCCTTCTATAGCAATGGAAGGTACTGAAAAATTGTGCAATCTTGACAACGAGGAACAAGATCATGGATTAGACTAGCAGAACTGAGTAGTTGCTCCAGAGATAGTATTGTGATTGTCATAAATAAGGAAGTAACCTAAGTCTCACTCCATTTAAAAGAAATATTATACCCAATCCATTTAAAACATGCAATGGCATATCTATTCTTATTTCAACAGAGTTACATAGCAGCAATCAACAATATTTGAGAAAACATTTATAGGTGGGAATATATAGATCAAGGCAGTTTAGAGGACGCTCACTGACTGGCATAGCATCACCATCTCAGTATTTAGAATGCTTAACTGAAAAATGATTTAGCTGTCAAATTTTAACCAAGGAAAATGTCAATTAGTCTCTGGTCACTACTTGTAGTTTGATACAGCTGCATAATTTGGCACATAATCCACCTGAACTGTTGCAGGAAAAAAAGAAGGTGAAATGAAAATGGAGACTGTTAGTAGTACAAGGAAATTGGGAGGGTCACTCCTCTTACTGAAATCAAACACGAACGGGATTAAAACCATAATCATTCTTACTGCTCCCAAGGAAGAGTAGGAAGGCATCGTCCCCGGCGTATTCGCCCTAGAAGGCCTTGCACTAGTCTGTGCCTCCTTGGCGTGGTC is from Miscanthus floridulus cultivar M001 chromosome 7, ASM1932011v1, whole genome shotgun sequence and encodes:
- the LOC136462566 gene encoding NADP-dependent D-sorbitol-6-phosphate dehydrogenase-like, translating into MAAKDVAPAVNGHSHRSVVDAPAVNGHSRRVVAAVPTMTLNSGHRMPVVGLGVWRMEKDAVCGLIHAAIRNGYRHFDCAAKYGNEAEVGDALAEAFQTGLVNREDLFITTKLWNSDHGHVVEACKDSLKKLQLDYLDLYLVHFPVATPHTGVGATVSVIGEDGVLDIDTTISLEATWHAMEDLVSMGLVRSIGISNYGVLLTRDCLAYARIKPAVNQIELHPYFQCDSLVKFCQKHGICVTSHTPLGGGCTANAKLFGSLSCLDDPVIKELAEKYSKTPAQLVLRWGLQRNAAVIPKTSKVERLQENLEVLDFDISEEDMEEMKAIDRNHRTNQPAKFWGVDIYA